The genomic stretch CGTGGTCGTCGCCGGCGACATCACCGAGCCCGGCCTGATCACTGACGGCGCCGAGCTGTTGGGCGATACGCGGCTGGACGCCGTGGTGCATTGCGCGGGACTGGTGAATTTCGAAGCCTCGCTCGAAAAAGCCCTCGCGATCAACGTGACGGGCGTCAATCACGTAATCGATTTCTGCCGTCAGCGGTCGGCTGCTCTGCTGCACGTCTCGACCTGCTACGCGGCCGGCGCCGCCGACGGCCATCGCTACGAAGACGATGTTCCGACGGATTGGGCCCCGCGCAACGGGCGCGATTTCAATCTCAAGCGCGAAGTCCGCGACGCGCTGGCCGCGTGCGAGCGGATCGAGTCGGAGTCGCGCGATCATGCTCATCAAGCCGAATTTGCAGCAACCTCCCGCGACGGCGCCGAACCTGCGGACGACGACACCCATCTGCGCGCCAACGAATCGCGGCGCAAGCAGTGGGTTGAGGAGCGGCTCAAGCAGGTCGGGCGCGAGCGCGCGCTCGGCTGGGGCTGGCCGAATACTTACAGCTACACGAAGAGTATCGGCGAGCAACTCGTGCTCGCCGCCAGCGACGAAATCGCAGTTACGGTCGCGCGCCCCTCGGTAATCGAGGGCGCCTTGCGCGATCCGATTCCTGGCTGGAATCAGGGCGTTAATACCAGCGCGCCGCTCACGTACATGGCCGGCCGCGGCTACCGCTTCTATCCGGCGGAAGCCAAGCTGGTGCTCGACGTGCTGCCGGTCGATCTCGCCGCACACGCGATGGTCCCGATTCTGGCGGCGCTGATTGCGCGGCGGCATCAGCCGATTTATCAGCTCTGCACGTCGGACGTTAATCCGCTGCCGATGCGGCGGCTGGTCGAACTGACCGCGCTCGGCAATCGCCTCGATCATCGCCGGCGGGGCGGCGGTCCGATGGGCAAGCTGGCCGCGCATCTCGAAGCCGTGGTGGTCTCGCAAAACACCTACGAGCTTGCGAGCAAAACGCTGCCGGCGGTGCTCAAGCATACGGCCGCGCTGGCCAAGACTCTGCTGGGTCCGGAATCGTCGGCGGCGCGCGGCTTCGAGCGACGGATCGACAGCGTCGCGGATAATGCCGAGCTCGCGCGCTCGCTGGTTGACGTTTACCGTCCCTACATTCAGGACCTCGTCTATGTCTTTCATGGCCGCAACATTCGCGAGCTTTATAAAAACCTGACGCCGGCCGATGCCGAGCGTCATCCCTATCGGCCCGACCTGATTGACTGGAAGAATTACTGGATCGAAATTCATCTGCCGGGCCTGCGGCAGCACATTTTCCCACAACTCGATCTGCATACGCGCAGCCGTCCGCGTTCGCTGCTGCGACACAAAACCCTGGTCGAAATGCTCGATCGCGCCGCCGAACGCTACGGCGCCCGTCCTGCGCTCGAAGCGCGAGTTGGATCGACGCAGCAAAGCCTGTTCACCTACCGTGAACTGCGCGACGCGGCATTTCGCGCGAGTTTGCTGCTGCGCACGCGTGGGATAAAGCCGGGCGATCGCGTTCTGCTGATTAGCGAGAACTCGCCGGACTGGGTAATCGCTTATTTCGCGATCCTCTATGCGGGTGCGGTCGCCGTGCCGCTCGATCATCTGATCTCGGCTGAGGAACTCGAGCCGATCGCGCGGATTGCCGAACCAAGCGCGGCGCTGCTTTCGACGGCGTGCGCCAAACGACTCGGTAGTAGCGTGAGTGTGGTGACGCCTGGAATCGAAGGGATCGCGTTGGACGAACTGCGGCGTCCCTTTATGCTCAAGGGCAAGGCCGAAGCGCCGCTCAAGCTTGAACGCAAGACGCTTGCCTCGATCGTCTTTACCTCCGGTACTACCGGCGCGCCCAAGGGCGTGATGCTCTCGCATGGCAACTTCACCGCCGAGGTCATGATGCTCGGGCGGGTGTTCGCGCTCGACGGCAGCGATACCGTGCTGTCGTTGCTGCCGCTTCATCATACTTTCGAGTTCACCTGTGGGATGCTCCTGCCGCTCGCGAGTGGCGCGCGGATTGTCTATCCGCTGGGAGTGGATGCGGCGAGCCTCTCACGAACCCTCGCCGACGTACGACCGACGGCGCTGATCGCGGTGCCTGCGCTGTGGGAGGCTGTCCATCGTCGAATCGTTGACGAGGTCGACGCGCACGGTCCGTTCTTTGCCGCCGCCTTCACGCGTCTGCGGGAATTTAACCGCGCACTCGATACGGGCTATCACGTCAACCTCGGCAGCGTGATTTTCCGCCAGGCGCATACCGCCCTCGGCGGGCGGCTGCGGCTCGCGGTGAGCGGCGGCGCGGCCTTGCCGCAGCGCGTCGCGCAGTTTTTCGGCGATCTCGGGATCAAGCTGCTCGAAGGCTACGGCCTGACGGAATCGGCGCCCGTGCTGTGCGTCGCACGGCCCGACGACGACCTCGTCGCCGGCTCCGTCGGCAAACCGCTCGGCGGAGTCGAG from Candidatus Binataceae bacterium encodes the following:
- a CDS encoding AMP-binding protein, which gives rise to MSNSHGIRNGNVPASGSKPANGIRPPNGISPVLGGPIPPLETILRKRRIFITGGTGFLGKVLLAILLRHHPEIERIFLLIRGDRKSSRLRFQREILESPALGPLREYLGARFDRFVEQRVVVVAGDITEPGLITDGAELLGDTRLDAVVHCAGLVNFEASLEKALAINVTGVNHVIDFCRQRSAALLHVSTCYAAGAADGHRYEDDVPTDWAPRNGRDFNLKREVRDALAACERIESESRDHAHQAEFAATSRDGAEPADDDTHLRANESRRKQWVEERLKQVGRERALGWGWPNTYSYTKSIGEQLVLAASDEIAVTVARPSVIEGALRDPIPGWNQGVNTSAPLTYMAGRGYRFYPAEAKLVLDVLPVDLAAHAMVPILAALIARRHQPIYQLCTSDVNPLPMRRLVELTALGNRLDHRRRGGGPMGKLAAHLEAVVVSQNTYELASKTLPAVLKHTAALAKTLLGPESSAARGFERRIDSVADNAELARSLVDVYRPYIQDLVYVFHGRNIRELYKNLTPADAERHPYRPDLIDWKNYWIEIHLPGLRQHIFPQLDLHTRSRPRSLLRHKTLVEMLDRAAERYGARPALEARVGSTQQSLFTYRELRDAAFRASLLLRTRGIKPGDRVLLISENSPDWVIAYFAILYAGAVAVPLDHLISAEELEPIARIAEPSAALLSTACAKRLGSSVSVVTPGIEGIALDELRRPFMLKGKAEAPLKLERKTLASIVFTSGTTGAPKGVMLSHGNFTAEVMMLGRVFALDGSDTVLSLLPLHHTFEFTCGMLLPLASGARIVYPLGVDAASLSRTLADVRPTALIAVPALWEAVHRRIVDEVDAHGPFFAAAFTRLREFNRALDTGYHVNLGSVIFRQAHTALGGRLRLAVSGGAALPQRVAQFFGDLGIKLLEGYGLTESAPVLCVARPDDDLVAGSVGKPLGGVELRLDAADESGVGEVVARGGNVMSGYYRNSAATAEVIRDGWLHTGDLGRLDADGRLYIVGRAKDVIVDSGGNNIYIDELEEVYGHSQYIKEMAVVGLKVAQGEQVAALVVPAYARGESRRAVEDRLREHFDKVSATLNAHKRIRILRFTDIELPRTRTRKIKRAEAATALEKMLRSDAGERATVSEEITPWLAQALQQVASGAPDLTPATRLTEDLGLDSLALAELAEHIAAKAGHELSADQLANLSTIDDLQRLLDEGQNRPRLPSYARFARPYTFALPEALRRLGEAAVRGSLNAAFDGWLKPLVMGRGNIPANRNLLVVANHSSHVDFGLVSYAMGAQGRDLVVLAAKDYFFNNGMRRFIATNFTRLIPFDRERAQLESLDEALAELRRGRSVLMFPEGTRSPDGAVHDFKSGAGYLALHGGCDILPIRISGTHRVLGKGSLIPRRAPVEVRIGAVIASAQLRALAADAVGAGAYRKLADYMRSAVLGLTDNAPRRLVPSAQTSLTTSAHKGSHRSGGARQRAKG